The window CAGCAACTCCTCGATGGCCGCCGTGAGATGGGCCATCCTGGGGTGGTCGCTCTCGCGCGGGTCGCCGGGTCCGGGGCCCAGCACGACGAGGTCGTGGTCGTCGAAGCGGTGTGGCGCGTCGAAGTCGCCGAGCTCCACGGTCAGGCCGATGGCGCGCAGTTGGTGGGCCAGCATCGCGCTGAAGGTGTCCTCGGCGTCGACGACCAGGGCCCGGCGGCCGTCCAGGACGGGATGGGGCCGTGCGCGCTTCGCGGTCTCGCTGAGCCAGAAGTTCGCGATCGTCTCGTTGCGCCGCCCCAGCGCCTTGCGGATCAGCGGGTGCTCGTCGAGCCGCTCGTCGGCGCCCAGCGCGGAGAGCACGCCGGCGGCCTTGGTGCGGGTCTCGGCGACCTCGGCGGCGGGTTCGGAGTGCCGGACCAGGGTCGCGCCCACTCCGACCTCGACCTGAGCGCTGTCGCCGGCGTCCGAGGCGCGGATGTCGGCCGTACGGATGAGGATCGCCGAGTCCAGGGTGCGAGCCCCGTCGGCGTCCCGGCCGATGAGGGCGACGACGCCCCCGTAGTACCCGCGGCCCCGGGGCTCGTAGCGGGCGATCACCCGGCAGGCGTTCTCCAGCGGGCTGCCGGTCACGGTGGGGGCGAACATCGTCTCCCGCAGGATGTCCCGGGGGTCGAGGTCGCTGCGCCCCTCGATGACGTACTCGGTGTGCGCGAGCCAGGCCATCTCCCGCAGGAACGGCCCGGTCACACGGCCGCCGCCCCGGCAGACGCGGGCCATCATCTTCAGTTCCTCGTCCAGGACCATGTACAGCTCGTCGGTCTCCTTGCCGTCGGTGAGGAACTCCATGACCTCCGACAGGACCGGCCCGGTGGACGGGTAGCGGTAGGTGCCGCTGATCGGGGTCATCGCCGCGACGCCGTCGCGCAGGCTGACGTGGCGCTCGGGTGTGGCGCCGACGAAGGTGCGTGTGCCGGTGTGCACGACGAAGGTCCAGTAGGCGCCGCTCTCCCGGGTGAGCAGCCGGCGGAACAGGCTCAGTGCGCTGCGCGTGGAATACCCGGTGATGGTGGTGACGAACGAACGCTTGATGACGAAGTTCGAGCCCTCGCCTGTGCCGATCTCGTTGTCGAGCACCTCGCGGACCGTGTCGGCGTAGGCCTCGTCGTCGGTGTCGAACCGCCCGCCGCTCAGGGTGATCGGCTCGTCCGGCAGGGCCCTGAGCGCCTCGGTGGTGCTGATCTGCCCCTGGTCGGTCACCTCCATCGCGAGCAGCGGTGAACCGTCCTCGGCGGCGGCGAAACCCCGCTCGGTGATCTGCTGGTGGGGCACCAGGACCAGCGTCTCGTGCCGGGCCTCGCCGGGCCGTCCGCTCCGGTCGGCCGCGGGGATGTCGGCGAGCCGGGCCGGGGTGCTGACCCGGCCCAGCAGGATCTCCACCCGGTCCGGGCCCAGGGTGTCCGGGCGGTGCAGCAGGGCGAAGGCACCCCGATCGGGGCTCAGCACCTGCTCGAGCAACCGCGTCGAGTTCATCGGAAGACCTCCTCGGTGGTGGTGACCACCGCGCAGCGAGCGGCCGCGTAGTCGAGGGCCAGCCGGTGGTACTCGGCGGAGAAGTCACCGAGGGCGTCGGCGACCAGGAACGGCTGGATGTCGTTGGTGAACGCTTCGAGGGCTGTCGCCAGCACACCGACGTGCGCGTACACGCCGCAGACGATGAGCTGGTCGCGGCCCTGGGCGCGCATCCGCGCCAGCAGGTCCGAGCGGAAGAACGCGCTGTAGCGCCACTTGGTGAGCACCTGGTCCGCCGGCCCGGGCGTGAGCTCTGTGACGATCTGCCGGTCGGCGGGGTCGACCCGCATGCCCGGGCCCCAGAAGTCCTTGAGCAGGCCGCGTTGCTCGTCCGTCATGCTTCCGGGCTGCGCGGTGTAGAACACCGGGACCCCGAGCGCGGCACAGCGCTCCCGCACCTGCGCGCAGTGGCGGACCAGCGGCTCGCGCACCCGCGCGGGGAACGGCGCGAGGAAGTAGCGCTGCATGTCGTGCACGAGCAGCGCCGCGCGGCTCTCGTCCGGAGTCCACCGCGCGGTGCTGGTGGGCAGTTCGGCCGCCGTCGGCAGTGCATAGGCTGGGATCGGGGCTAGGCCCGGCACGGTTCTCCCTCGGCTGAGTGCGTCGTCGTCTGCGGCTGCCAGGCCGACACCACCGATACCGCCTGGCGGGGGTTGAGGCGCGGGTCGCACAAGGTCGTGTACTTGTCACCGATCCGGTCGGTGCCGCCCGGAGTGTCGGCGCATTCGGTCACCGGGTCCGGGGTGGTCTCCAGATGGATCCCGCCCGGTATCGCGCCGGCCGCGCGCACGGCGGCCTGAAAGGCCGTGACCTCCCGCACGATCGTCTCCACGATCCGGGTCTTGCGTCCCTCGGCCGTGGTCACGGTGTTGCCGTGCATGGGGTCGACCAGCCAGATCACCGGGTGTCCGGCGGCGCGTACGGCGCGGACCAACGGCGGCAGCAGATCCATGGTCGCGTCGGCGCCCATCCGGGCGATGAGGGTGAGCCGCCCCGGTTCCCTCCCCGGGTCGAGGCGCTCGCACAACCCGAGCAGGTCGGCGACCGTCATGCGCGGCCCGACCTTGCACGCGACCGGGTTGACCACATCGGCCAGCAGCGCGACATGGGCGCCGTCGGGCCTGCGGGTCCGCTCGCCGATCCACGGCCAGTGCGTGGAGGTGAGCGCGACCCGGCCCTCCCGGTCCCGTCGCAGCATCGGGATCTCGTAGTCGAGCAGCAGTGCCTCGTGGCTGGTCCAGACGGCCGGGCCGACGCGTGCCCGCGGCGTCGGGCAGAGGTTGGCCATGGCCTGGCTCGCCGCCCGGTAGCCGGCCAGCAGGCGCCGGGGATCGGGCCGGCGCGCTTCCGGGTCCGGTTCCGGGCCGTTCACCATGTGCCCTCGGTAGACCGGGATCTCGACGCCGCCCACCGACTCGGTGGGCGCCGACCGGGGCTTGGCGTACTGGCCCGCGATGCGGCCCACCCGCACCACCGGCTGGTGGGTGATCGCGTTCATGACGCCGGCGAGCACATGGAGGAGTCCCGCCTTTCGCTCCACGTCACCCGCGGTGCACTCCGCGGGATCCTCGGCGCAGTCACCCGCCTGCACCACCTGCGCCTGCCCGGCGGCGACACCGGCGAGCAGGTTCCGCAGCCGGCTCAGCGACGCGGTCTCCACGAGCGGGGGGAGGGCGGCCAGCACGTCCCGGACCTGCTCGACCCGCGACGGGTCGCCCCATTGAGGCTGCTGCTGCGCGAGGGGGGTTTGTGACACTTCGAGCGAGGTGACGTTCACGTTTGCTCCAGCCTCCGACGTGCCGGCCCGCCGTTGTCCGTGCGGTGATCGCGGATGAGACCGCCGAGGTGATCGGATCAGTGGTGGGCCGACGTCGGCGCCGGGCCGCCGTGCGGCGGGTACGGGTTGTCCTGGACGTACAGCCAGGTACCGTCCGGCTGCTCCTGCACGGTGTCGCAGAAATTGCCGGTGAAGCTCTCGCGGGTGCCGTCCGCCGCGTTCTGCTCCAGGTGGTAGTCACCCATGATGGCCGCCGTGCGGTTGCGTACCTTGCCGTCCAGCCCGCGCTTTCCGCCGGCCGGCACGGTCTGGCGCGGGTTGACGGTGAGGACCGGGTCGGACTTGAACCACTCGACGTAGAAGGCCCGTATTTCCTTGTGGCCCCGGATGATCGACCCGTCGTAATTGACGATCGCCGCCTCGGGCTCATGCAGGGCGATGATTCCCTTGACGTCCTTGGCCTTGATCCTCTCGCCCAGGAGCTGCAGCAATTGGTCGGGGGTCTTGGCGACCGCCCGCGCACCGGCCCTGTCCGCGGCCTCCGCACCTGCCTGGACTGCGGTGTTCGAGGAATTCCCGGTGAGAGTCGACGCGCTTGCGGACGCCGGTTCGGCCTGTATGAGGCCAGGGACGACGATGCTGCCGGCCGTCAGGACAATTCCCGCGGCAGCGAGCGGCAGCGCGTGCTTGATTATGCTCATTCATTCCCCCCAAGACTTGAGATGGCATCAGGTCCTATGCAATGCATGTGCGGCGCCGGCCCCTCCGCCCGGCCGCAATTGCCATCCCGCCCGCGTTGATGAGTGTCATACAACAGTCCGGAAGTAGCACTGTCAACGCCTCCAAAATCAGGAGGACTTGGTGCGCTATTTCTTCTGTGCCGTAGCGCTCTGGGAATTGATTCGTTCCGTCAATTCTTCCGCGAGGAGCTGCCAGGCCTCGGCGTGATGCCGCGCCAGTTCGGCGATCGCCGGCGCGCAGTGGATCGGCAGGCTGCTCGCCATCGTCGTCCAGTCGTGCGGTTGCACGGCGGAGACGTCGAGGATCCGCA of the Streptomyces koelreuteriae genome contains:
- a CDS encoding anthranilate synthase family protein — encoded protein: MNSTRLLEQVLSPDRGAFALLHRPDTLGPDRVEILLGRVSTPARLADIPAADRSGRPGEARHETLVLVPHQQITERGFAAAEDGSPLLAMEVTDQGQISTTEALRALPDEPITLSGGRFDTDDEAYADTVREVLDNEIGTGEGSNFVIKRSFVTTITGYSTRSALSLFRRLLTRESGAYWTFVVHTGTRTFVGATPERHVSLRDGVAAMTPISGTYRYPSTGPVLSEVMEFLTDGKETDELYMVLDEELKMMARVCRGGGRVTGPFLREMAWLAHTEYVIEGRSDLDPRDILRETMFAPTVTGSPLENACRVIARYEPRGRGYYGGVVALIGRDADGARTLDSAILIRTADIRASDAGDSAQVEVGVGATLVRHSEPAAEVAETRTKAAGVLSALGADERLDEHPLIRKALGRRNETIANFWLSETAKRARPHPVLDGRRALVVDAEDTFSAMLAHQLRAIGLTVELGDFDAPHRFDDHDLVVLGPGPGDPRESDHPRMAHLTAAIEELLGRRTPFLAVCLSHQLLCRHLGLELRRRDVPNQGTQREIDLFGSRERVGFYNSYSARARTDRLQRPGVGEVKVGLDPVTGEVHALRGPHFGSVQFHLESVLTQDSERVLAELLVPLMETAEVLNV
- a CDS encoding isochorismatase family protein, whose translation is MPGLAPIPAYALPTAAELPTSTARWTPDESRAALLVHDMQRYFLAPFPARVREPLVRHCAQVRERCAALGVPVFYTAQPGSMTDEQRGLLKDFWGPGMRVDPADRQIVTELTPGPADQVLTKWRYSAFFRSDLLARMRAQGRDQLIVCGVYAHVGVLATALEAFTNDIQPFLVADALGDFSAEYHRLALDYAAARCAVVTTTEEVFR
- a CDS encoding 3-deoxy-7-phosphoheptulonate synthase, coding for MNVTSLEVSQTPLAQQQPQWGDPSRVEQVRDVLAALPPLVETASLSRLRNLLAGVAAGQAQVVQAGDCAEDPAECTAGDVERKAGLLHVLAGVMNAITHQPVVRVGRIAGQYAKPRSAPTESVGGVEIPVYRGHMVNGPEPDPEARRPDPRRLLAGYRAASQAMANLCPTPRARVGPAVWTSHEALLLDYEIPMLRRDREGRVALTSTHWPWIGERTRRPDGAHVALLADVVNPVACKVGPRMTVADLLGLCERLDPGREPGRLTLIARMGADATMDLLPPLVRAVRAAGHPVIWLVDPMHGNTVTTAEGRKTRIVETIVREVTAFQAAVRAAGAIPGGIHLETTPDPVTECADTPGGTDRIGDKYTTLCDPRLNPRQAVSVVSAWQPQTTTHSAEGEPCRA
- a CDS encoding YybH family protein, producing the protein MSIIKHALPLAAAGIVLTAGSIVVPGLIQAEPASASASTLTGNSSNTAVQAGAEAADRAGARAVAKTPDQLLQLLGERIKAKDVKGIIALHEPEAAIVNYDGSIIRGHKEIRAFYVEWFKSDPVLTVNPRQTVPAGGKRGLDGKVRNRTAAIMGDYHLEQNAADGTRESFTGNFCDTVQEQPDGTWLYVQDNPYPPHGGPAPTSAHH